A genome region from Pseudomonas pergaminensis includes the following:
- a CDS encoding ABC transporter ATP-binding protein/permease — protein MTSATLAAARPSLAQLLLPYWVSKDRYWAWGLLATCLSISFGGIYVSLLATEVVAKTTDALVARDWPTLWSTLIFGFVLGLLMAGLAIVSYAAQEYLQLRWRAWLSHRLIDRWTANQRFYPVERDGLVTNSDQRISEDINIFVQRSLLLTLGVITVPVSAVTFGGVLWGLSGVLSLELGGHTFEIPGYLLYAAIIYSLLGLLIAHWVGKPLIALNIRKQTVEADFRALGMNLRENAEQIAFYRGGPREGHRMMQQFRQVQLNFIALLIRICKSSVANSAYLQVGSLVPTALSMPRYLSGAVSLGGLTQVTAAFNQVSSSLNFFSSSYVDFSIWLASANRLRDLQGALLSLETQVPGITLRFTDKPVIAASALTLTSPLGETLSHTPAVYIEQGQKWVVRGPSGAGKSTLMRALSGLWPHGSGWVQVPDSSVSQLFVPQKSYIPQGTLKAALCYPDGDSRFDDDQCRQALIDVRLEARVESLTQAADWQNLLSGGEQQRLAIARVLLQQPKLVFFDEATSGLDPDTERYIYQLLFARLSESAIISISHNRELDPLFSHTLDITPAHDIGPAADATTHMSVRP, from the coding sequence ATGACCAGCGCCACCCTCGCCGCTGCACGGCCATCGCTCGCCCAGCTTTTGTTGCCCTATTGGGTATCCAAAGATCGCTACTGGGCCTGGGGGCTGCTGGCAACATGCCTGTCGATTAGCTTTGGTGGGATTTATGTGTCACTGCTAGCGACTGAGGTGGTTGCCAAGACAACAGACGCCTTAGTCGCGCGTGATTGGCCGACACTATGGTCGACATTGATCTTTGGCTTTGTTCTTGGGTTGCTGATGGCTGGCCTGGCAATCGTGTCTTATGCGGCTCAGGAATACTTGCAACTCCGCTGGCGTGCCTGGCTTAGCCACAGATTGATCGACCGATGGACCGCAAACCAGCGTTTCTATCCGGTAGAGCGAGATGGCCTGGTGACCAACAGTGATCAGCGAATTTCTGAAGACATCAATATATTCGTACAGCGCTCGCTTCTGCTTACTCTGGGCGTGATTACCGTGCCCGTCAGTGCCGTGACTTTTGGTGGGGTCCTATGGGGGTTGTCTGGGGTGCTGAGCCTGGAGTTAGGCGGGCATACTTTTGAGATCCCGGGTTACCTCCTGTATGCAGCGATCATTTACTCATTGCTCGGATTATTGATCGCTCATTGGGTGGGCAAACCCTTGATTGCTTTGAATATTCGCAAGCAAACGGTAGAAGCTGATTTCCGCGCACTGGGAATGAACTTGCGTGAGAACGCTGAGCAGATTGCGTTCTATCGCGGGGGCCCGAGGGAGGGGCACCGGATGATGCAACAGTTCCGGCAGGTGCAGCTCAATTTCATCGCGCTGCTGATACGAATCTGCAAATCGTCTGTGGCCAATTCGGCTTATCTTCAAGTTGGGAGCCTTGTGCCTACTGCGCTATCGATGCCTCGCTATTTATCAGGGGCTGTCAGCTTGGGCGGTCTCACTCAAGTGACCGCAGCGTTCAACCAGGTCAGTTCATCACTGAACTTCTTTAGCTCCAGCTACGTAGACTTCAGTATTTGGCTCGCCTCGGCGAATCGGTTGCGTGATCTACAAGGTGCGTTGCTTAGCCTCGAGACGCAAGTGCCTGGGATTACACTACGTTTTACAGATAAGCCAGTCATCGCAGCCTCGGCCTTGACGCTGACCAGCCCACTCGGAGAGACACTGAGTCATACACCCGCGGTGTACATTGAGCAGGGTCAGAAGTGGGTCGTGCGCGGCCCATCCGGCGCCGGCAAAAGTACCCTGATGCGAGCGCTGTCCGGCCTGTGGCCGCATGGCAGTGGCTGGGTGCAAGTGCCGGACAGCAGTGTCTCGCAGCTGTTTGTACCTCAGAAAAGCTACATCCCTCAGGGCACGCTCAAAGCAGCGCTGTGTTATCCGGATGGTGATTCCCGCTTTGATGACGACCAATGCCGCCAAGCCTTGATCGATGTGCGGTTGGAGGCGCGTGTCGAATCGCTGACACAGGCAGCGGATTGGCAAAACCTGCTTTCCGGAGGCGAGCAACAACGATTGGCGATCGCGCGCGTATTGTTGCAGCAACCAAAATTGGTTTTCTTTGATGAGGCTACCAGCGGCCTTGATCCGGACACGGAGAGGTATATTTATCAGCTGTTATTCGCGCGTCTTTCTGAAAGCGCCATCATCAGCATCAGTCATAACCGCGAGTTGGATCCTCTCTTTTCACACACGCTGGACATCACACCCGCGCATGACATTGGTCCTGCTGCCGACGCGACGACTCATATGTCGGTGCGCCCATGA
- a CDS encoding ExbD/TolR family protein has product MSMGSQFEADDVMADINMTPLIDVMLVLLIIFIITLPVINHAVKLELPKADSHTMEKQPDAIDVSITPDGSILWNKEPVSDDQLKQRIAVAAVQDPVPNVRLFADKEVRYERVATLLSAAQGGGLSKIDFVTEAKPTTP; this is encoded by the coding sequence ATGAGCATGGGGTCGCAGTTCGAAGCCGATGATGTGATGGCGGACATCAACATGACCCCATTGATTGACGTGATGTTGGTGCTGCTGATTATCTTCATCATCACATTGCCGGTGATTAATCACGCGGTGAAGTTGGAGCTGCCCAAAGCCGATAGTCATACGATGGAGAAGCAGCCCGACGCCATCGACGTTTCTATCACGCCCGATGGCTCCATTTTATGGAACAAGGAGCCGGTCAGCGATGATCAGCTCAAACAGCGAATCGCTGTGGCGGCCGTTCAAGATCCAGTCCCCAATGTGCGGCTGTTTGCTGACAAGGAAGTGCGCTACGAGCGCGTTGCTACTCTTTTGTCGGCGGCCCAGGGCGGAGGCTTGAGCAAGATCGATTTTGTAACCGAAGCCAAACCCACTACGCCCTGA
- a CDS encoding MotA/TolQ/ExbB proton channel family protein, translating into MQELGLAYAWQTGDMVSKTIAIVLLIMSVLSWGVMIIKTVQLLKLRGMTRRAVTSFWRAENFDAGVEQLNTGPGNPFVHLAQVGVAANAHQQQQSSQLHSRFDLSDWLGRCLKDVLEEHLSRLQMGLAILASIGSTAPFVGLFGTVWGIYHALKVIGTTGDASLAQVAGPVGESLIMTAFGLFVAIPAVLGYNAISRRNKGVSHALARFAHDLHAYFLTGARVNVEEASPGVPSNAADKRFTNATVARTTS; encoded by the coding sequence ATGCAAGAATTAGGGTTGGCCTACGCCTGGCAAACAGGGGATATGGTTTCAAAGACCATTGCCATAGTGCTGTTGATCATGTCTGTGCTGAGTTGGGGCGTGATGATCATCAAAACCGTACAGTTACTTAAGTTGCGAGGAATGACGCGCCGTGCAGTCACATCGTTCTGGAGAGCGGAGAACTTCGACGCGGGCGTCGAACAGTTGAACACTGGCCCAGGCAATCCATTCGTGCATTTGGCCCAAGTAGGTGTTGCTGCCAATGCACACCAACAGCAGCAAAGCTCGCAGCTCCACAGTCGTTTTGACTTGAGTGATTGGCTGGGGCGATGCCTGAAAGACGTTCTGGAGGAGCATCTGTCGCGATTGCAGATGGGGCTGGCGATTCTTGCTTCGATCGGCAGTACGGCGCCGTTCGTAGGCCTGTTCGGGACGGTATGGGGTATCTACCACGCGCTCAAGGTGATCGGAACCACCGGCGACGCGTCGCTGGCGCAGGTCGCTGGCCCGGTTGGCGAATCGCTGATCATGACGGCGTTCGGTCTGTTTGTAGCGATCCCCGCAGTGCTCGGTTACAACGCAATCTCGCGTCGCAACAAAGGTGTCAGTCACGCGCTGGCACGCTTTGCACACGATCTGCACGCGTACTTTTTGACCGGTGCGCGGGTCAATGTTGAAGAAGCCTCCCCTGGAGTGCCTAGCAATGCGGCAGATAAGCGCTTCACCAACGCGACGGTCGCGAGGACTACGTCATGA
- a CDS encoding energy transducer TonB: MSNLNLPGSHFPHARGWESCANIEAAEPKKNRLPIIAAFSVALLVHVGGLAILVTQVTKRELTMEQAASVSSVRVSLVAMPPPTPVVIQPPVEEVPVQAPPTPAVLTSDASARTIEQEPPKPKPVEKPKEVKPVPKPKPVIKPAPKKPALVQEQKPVEPTPPSEAKPDPASTQAQSAPVAPKMMDLPTAAPKDVPSVGCRVPAPAYPRRARRLHAEGQVLVRLEINPKGLVQRADVVRSSGNEELDESAVAAVRGAVCNPYVEGGQAISVRAVQTVDFRLSN; encoded by the coding sequence GTGAGCAATCTCAATTTACCGGGCAGCCATTTTCCTCATGCGCGAGGCTGGGAGTCATGCGCCAATATCGAAGCGGCAGAGCCAAAGAAAAATCGGCTGCCCATTATCGCAGCCTTCTCTGTGGCGCTTCTAGTCCATGTGGGCGGGCTGGCTATATTGGTCACACAGGTGACCAAGCGTGAGCTGACTATGGAGCAAGCTGCTTCCGTAAGCAGTGTACGTGTGAGTCTGGTCGCCATGCCGCCTCCGACTCCGGTCGTGATTCAGCCGCCAGTTGAGGAAGTACCGGTCCAGGCGCCGCCGACGCCTGCCGTGCTCACCAGCGACGCCTCGGCCCGCACCATTGAACAGGAGCCACCGAAGCCTAAGCCAGTGGAAAAACCCAAGGAAGTCAAACCTGTGCCTAAGCCCAAGCCTGTGATCAAACCTGCTCCAAAAAAACCGGCTCTGGTGCAGGAGCAAAAACCAGTCGAGCCCACGCCACCCAGTGAAGCCAAGCCTGACCCTGCCTCTACCCAAGCGCAATCTGCACCCGTCGCGCCGAAGATGATGGATTTGCCAACTGCCGCGCCCAAGGATGTGCCGTCTGTAGGGTGCCGCGTTCCAGCACCGGCTTATCCGCGCAGGGCAAGACGTTTACACGCCGAAGGTCAAGTGTTGGTGCGTCTTGAGATCAACCCGAAAGGGCTGGTGCAGCGAGCCGACGTGGTCCGCAGCAGTGGTAATGAAGAACTTGATGAATCGGCTGTCGCGGCTGTCCGCGGCGCGGTTTGCAACCCTTATGTAGAAGGCGGACAGGCCATCTCGGTTCGCGCTGTGCAAACCGTTGACTTCCGTCTGAGCAACTAA
- a CDS encoding STN domain-containing protein, translating into MLFAGNSIEALACDLDTHRNYAIDAGLLSNTLLDIGRINGCVIVFEPGLIVEKRSKSVRGQLTGYEAARQALDASGFELSRTANGTLKLLPSNIKIRNAKAETGV; encoded by the coding sequence ATGCTCTTCGCGGGCAACAGCATCGAGGCATTGGCCTGTGATCTTGATACTCATCGCAACTATGCAATTGATGCTGGCTTGTTGAGCAATACGCTGCTGGATATCGGACGTATCAATGGCTGCGTAATCGTTTTTGAACCTGGCTTGATTGTTGAAAAGCGCAGTAAGAGCGTCCGGGGCCAGCTCACAGGTTATGAAGCTGCGCGCCAGGCGCTGGATGCCTCGGGGTTTGAGCTGTCGCGGACCGCCAATGGCACGCTCAAGCTGCTTCCCAGCAATATAAAGATAAGAAATGCAAAAGCGGAGACAGGCGTGTGA
- a CDS encoding FecR domain-containing protein: protein MKKSVDTIDSIAEQAIEWMVYLRSGEATAEDESAFLTWRAQRPEHEQACTRIESTLGKMPSHLSAVSSQSVRSVLLAPSRRREFLRTALSVAVVGTMGGWLVNRTYPVGDMLADVTTRTSQRRTLQLSDGSSLTLNARSAANINIDMQSGSRKIRLVSGEMILNVAPSQQPFLVQIGRAIIEVKDGRFSLREVSDGFRVVALNGGVRATARGDTKLLSVGQGATFGPEGFRVFPVSIGAESSWLRGVLEVNDQPLSVVIDALRNYRTGIVRLDPAAASLRVSGLFPLDDTDFAIEALAQTMPIVVRRTTGYWVNISGA from the coding sequence ATGAAAAAAAGCGTCGACACAATCGATAGTATCGCCGAGCAGGCTATCGAATGGATGGTGTACCTGCGCTCAGGTGAGGCAACGGCGGAAGACGAATCTGCTTTTTTGACGTGGCGCGCGCAAAGACCCGAACATGAACAAGCGTGCACGCGAATTGAATCAACCCTCGGAAAAATGCCGTCGCATTTATCCGCAGTATCGTCGCAGAGCGTCCGCAGCGTTTTGCTGGCACCATCTCGAAGAAGAGAGTTTTTGCGCACTGCTCTTAGTGTGGCGGTAGTAGGAACCATGGGGGGGTGGTTGGTCAATCGAACTTATCCCGTCGGCGACATGTTAGCCGACGTGACTACCCGCACCTCTCAGCGCCGTACATTGCAGTTGTCCGATGGCAGTTCGCTGACGCTCAACGCACGCAGTGCAGCGAATATCAACATTGATATGCAGTCGGGAAGCAGAAAAATTCGACTGGTGTCAGGTGAAATGATTTTGAACGTCGCCCCCTCCCAGCAGCCATTTCTTGTTCAGATTGGGCGAGCCATTATTGAGGTCAAAGATGGCAGATTCTCGTTGCGCGAAGTGAGCGACGGTTTCAGGGTTGTGGCCTTGAATGGAGGCGTTCGCGCGACAGCGAGGGGTGACACCAAACTACTCTCGGTCGGCCAGGGGGCCACATTCGGGCCTGAAGGCTTCAGAGTATTTCCTGTCTCCATTGGGGCCGAATCGAGCTGGCTACGAGGAGTGCTTGAAGTCAATGACCAGCCTCTTTCCGTCGTCATTGATGCTCTGCGAAATTACCGCACAGGCATTGTCCGCCTCGACCCGGCTGCTGCCTCACTGCGAGTCAGCGGCCTGTTTCCATTGGACGATACAGATTTTGCTATAGAGGCACTCGCGCAGACGATGCCTATCGTCGTACGTCGCACTACCGGTTACTGGGTAAACATCAGCGGCGCTTAA
- a CDS encoding sigma-70 family RNA polymerase sigma factor — protein MAASDAVLRSDFLTVVFRSDYSWLAARLRYKLGCRHNAEDVACETFTQLAAMPTPQDVKEPRAMLTTIANRVMYELSRRRDLERAYMEALALMPAATHPSPEDQHLLMESLLAVDKALEGLPVKARMAFLYSQIDGLTYAEIGSRLGVSASMVRQYMAKALKCCYLAASE, from the coding sequence ATGGCCGCAAGTGACGCAGTGCTTCGATCTGACTTTTTGACCGTCGTCTTCCGCAGCGACTATAGCTGGCTGGCAGCACGTTTGCGTTACAAGCTGGGATGCCGACACAATGCCGAAGATGTGGCGTGCGAAACCTTCACTCAACTGGCAGCGATGCCCACTCCGCAAGATGTAAAAGAGCCTCGCGCGATGTTGACCACTATCGCGAACAGGGTCATGTATGAGCTTTCACGTCGGCGTGATCTTGAACGCGCCTACATGGAGGCTTTGGCGCTGATGCCAGCGGCGACCCATCCATCGCCCGAGGATCAGCATCTTTTGATGGAATCTCTGTTGGCTGTGGACAAGGCACTCGAAGGATTACCCGTGAAAGCGCGAATGGCTTTTTTATATAGTCAGATCGATGGTTTGACTTATGCCGAGATCGGGTCCCGCCTCGGCGTCTCCGCAAGCATGGTGAGGCAGTATATGGCTAAGGCACTTAAATGCTGCTACCTGGCAGCGTCTGAATGA
- a CDS encoding TonB-dependent siderophore receptor codes for MSLKRKVSPFNLARLALSVALVYAVAPTSFANSASANAVVQRMQFNIPAGPLDQSLLMIARQSGRVISFDPALAKAFQAPVISGQLTTEQAIAQALKNSSLRLGITGNGTLTIEQAPIRPAITSAPPVANTDAQLPDITVSSAAEYEDREVYNPGNATGAMRGNTSIQETPRSVQVISQKLLTDRQASSLEDALRSSGSVTTWDTNRGTKQFYIRGFAIPNTSTNGVPDVGTGSTPIEGIDRVEVIKGPDSIMTGTAGSSGAINLVRKAPVTVPLHQLRLDVTDKGEFQQALDLGDAITADKAFSYRLNIVHMRAPESEPDYNGTRRDYIAPVLRWKDDSTSFTVGAEFQGQRRALGPATYRFEGNVQKLSNYRVTGKDDRIASDSKIGYYEFSHSFNDNLTFESKATYSRNEFQLNVWEPNGGVGGAPGYGPNGEVKSTGLQAGAITYSASTQNNIIYTLNTGFIEQKLLAGVDYQRYTTNSFDTDVRIVASGNINDGTDFDFPKFGYKSPNYYHTTNYLQVQKGLLLQDLIKLGDRTHVMLAARRTLYDGQSTNYLPNNPDEIPAELLGTSTKDSFKSAKWVPSYGVSYDVTPDVTVYVNRTKGFQANNTLDSSTNTPLPPLESDSKELGVKIKLNDDALTFTSAIFQMEETGVPITDGFGRTTGSQGLKSKGIDFDLSGEIVPGWAVAASYTYTHFAEPPPSEGFDPTFSDTPKTIGQPKHSASVWTSYELLEGQLKGLGAGIGVNAFSATVNGSPNNFNYFDLPGGAQTDASVFYRQKDWSLTLGVKNIFDRTLYSYSSTPLYIGVRPERNTRLTLSYDF; via the coding sequence ATGAGCTTGAAACGTAAGGTGTCACCTTTCAATCTGGCAAGACTGGCGTTGAGCGTAGCCTTAGTTTACGCAGTTGCACCGACTAGCTTTGCGAACTCTGCGTCGGCAAACGCAGTGGTGCAGCGAATGCAGTTCAATATTCCGGCCGGTCCACTGGATCAATCGCTCTTAATGATTGCTCGCCAGAGTGGGAGGGTGATTTCTTTCGATCCAGCGCTCGCAAAAGCCTTCCAGGCGCCGGTAATCAGTGGCCAGCTCACGACTGAACAGGCGATTGCTCAAGCCTTGAAAAACAGCAGTCTGCGGTTAGGCATCACCGGCAATGGGACGCTGACCATTGAGCAGGCACCCATCAGGCCTGCGATTACATCTGCGCCGCCGGTGGCGAACACTGATGCACAGCTTCCCGACATCACCGTCAGCAGTGCCGCGGAGTATGAAGACCGCGAAGTCTACAACCCTGGTAATGCCACTGGCGCTATGCGAGGCAACACGTCGATTCAGGAAACCCCTCGGTCAGTGCAGGTCATCAGCCAGAAATTGCTGACAGATCGCCAAGCCTCATCCCTCGAGGATGCCTTGCGCAGCTCAGGCAGTGTGACTACTTGGGACACCAACCGGGGTACAAAGCAGTTCTACATTCGTGGTTTTGCTATCCCCAATACCAGTACCAACGGTGTTCCAGACGTGGGCACCGGTTCTACCCCCATAGAAGGTATTGATCGTGTTGAGGTTATTAAAGGTCCCGATTCCATCATGACTGGGACCGCGGGATCGTCAGGTGCTATCAATCTTGTTCGCAAGGCCCCTGTCACTGTCCCGCTGCATCAGCTCCGGCTCGATGTCACCGACAAGGGTGAGTTTCAGCAAGCTTTAGACTTGGGCGATGCTATTACTGCGGACAAAGCGTTCAGCTACCGACTCAATATCGTTCACATGCGTGCGCCGGAGAGTGAGCCAGACTACAATGGCACCCGTCGCGACTATATTGCTCCGGTCTTGCGTTGGAAGGACGACAGCACCAGTTTTACTGTGGGTGCAGAGTTCCAGGGTCAACGCCGAGCGCTTGGGCCTGCGACCTATCGATTTGAAGGGAATGTACAGAAACTTTCCAACTACCGCGTTACGGGCAAGGACGACCGTATTGCGTCGGATTCCAAGATTGGCTATTACGAGTTCAGTCATTCGTTTAATGACAACTTAACGTTCGAAAGCAAGGCGACCTATTCCCGAAATGAGTTCCAGCTTAATGTGTGGGAGCCCAATGGCGGTGTTGGAGGCGCGCCGGGATATGGACCTAACGGAGAGGTTAAATCGACGGGGCTTCAGGCGGGCGCCATCACTTATTCGGCAAGCACGCAGAACAACATTATTTACACCCTGAATACCGGGTTCATTGAGCAAAAGTTACTGGCCGGGGTGGATTACCAACGCTACACCACAAACTCGTTCGACACAGATGTAAGGATAGTGGCTTCAGGAAACATCAATGACGGCACCGACTTTGATTTTCCCAAGTTCGGCTATAAATCGCCTAATTATTATCACACCACTAACTATCTGCAGGTTCAGAAGGGCTTGTTGCTTCAGGATTTGATTAAACTGGGAGATCGGACCCACGTAATGCTCGCAGCGCGCCGCACGTTGTACGATGGACAGTCAACAAACTACCTTCCGAACAACCCGGATGAAATCCCTGCCGAGTTGTTGGGGACAAGCACAAAAGATTCTTTCAAAAGTGCGAAATGGGTTCCAAGTTATGGTGTCAGCTACGACGTAACGCCTGACGTTACAGTTTATGTAAACCGCACCAAGGGATTCCAGGCTAACAACACGCTGGACTCGTCAACCAATACGCCGCTGCCGCCACTAGAAAGTGATTCAAAAGAACTGGGCGTCAAGATCAAGCTGAACGACGATGCGCTGACCTTCACGAGTGCCATTTTTCAGATGGAAGAAACAGGCGTACCCATTACCGATGGATTCGGCCGTACAACAGGTTCTCAGGGGCTCAAGTCTAAAGGCATTGACTTTGATTTGAGTGGTGAGATCGTACCGGGATGGGCGGTCGCCGCTAGCTACACCTACACCCATTTTGCTGAGCCACCTCCATCAGAGGGTTTTGACCCTACGTTTTCTGACACCCCTAAAACCATTGGCCAACCCAAGCACTCGGCCAGTGTCTGGACGTCCTATGAACTGCTCGAAGGTCAGTTGAAAGGGTTGGGCGCCGGTATTGGTGTTAACGCTTTCAGTGCTACGGTTAACGGCAGCCCGAATAATTTCAACTACTTTGATCTGCCTGGAGGCGCACAAACAGATGCATCGGTTTTCTATCGTCAGAAAGACTGGTCGTTGACGCTTGGGGTGAAAAATATCTTTGATCGCACGTTGTACTCGTACTCTAGTACTCCGTTGTACATCGGTGTGCGCCCTGAACGAAATACACGCCTGACCCTCAGTTATGACTTCTAA
- a CDS encoding methyl-accepting chemotaxis protein, with amino-acid sequence MTTSVADVAQNTEGAAHAAEHASQSSNTGLAKMQETRVTIEALADEVERSAQKVSALAQHSQQIGGVIEVIRNIADQTNLLALNAAIEAARAGEQGRGFAVVADEVRTLASRTQNSTEEIRRIIQELQLATGDAVEQMKAGKLRAQECIESADQASASLDAINDGVEQIVGMNTQIASAAVQQHAVSEDINRNVTEIRNGSVALMDGIEDNAVTAQELSLLAGELRTVVARFTL; translated from the coding sequence ATGACCACCAGCGTTGCGGACGTGGCGCAAAACACCGAGGGCGCCGCCCACGCCGCGGAGCACGCCAGCCAGTCCTCCAACACCGGCCTGGCGAAGATGCAGGAAACCCGCGTGACTATTGAAGCCTTGGCCGATGAGGTGGAGCGCAGTGCGCAAAAGGTTTCGGCGCTTGCGCAACACAGCCAGCAGATCGGCGGCGTTATTGAGGTGATCCGTAACATTGCTGATCAAACAAACCTGCTGGCGTTGAACGCGGCCATTGAGGCGGCCCGCGCCGGCGAGCAGGGTCGAGGATTCGCGGTGGTCGCCGACGAGGTCAGAACGCTGGCCTCGCGCACACAAAACTCCACCGAAGAGATCCGCCGGATTATCCAGGAGCTGCAACTGGCGACAGGCGACGCCGTCGAGCAAATGAAAGCGGGCAAGCTGCGCGCGCAGGAGTGCATCGAGTCCGCTGATCAGGCCTCGGCCAGCCTGGATGCAATCAATGACGGCGTTGAGCAAATCGTCGGCATGAACACCCAGATAGCCAGCGCGGCGGTTCAGCAGCACGCGGTCTCGGAGGATATCAATCGCAATGTGACCGAGATTCGTAACGGCAGTGTGGCGCTGATGGACGGCATAGAGGACAACGCGGTGACTGCGCAGGAGCTCTCGCTGCTGGCAGGAGAACTGCGAACTGTCGTTGCGCGTTTCACGCTTTAG
- the trxB gene encoding thioredoxin-disulfide reductase: MSEVKHARVIILGSGPAGYSAAVYAARANLSPLLITGMQAGGQLTTTTEVDNWPGDPHGLTGPMLMERMREHAERFETEIVFDHINAVDLASKPLTLTGDDGTYTCDALIIATGASARYLGLPSEEAFMGKGVSACATCDGFFYRNREVAVVGGGNTAVEEALYLANIASKVTLIHRRETFRAEKILIDKLHARVAEGKIELKLNATLEEVLGDAMGVTGARLKNNDGSSSELKLAGVFIAIGHTPNTSLFEGQLALKDGYMVVQGGREGNATATSIEGVFAAGDVADHVYRQAITSAGAGCMAALDSERYLDGLASASL; the protein is encoded by the coding sequence ATGTCTGAAGTCAAACACGCCAGGGTCATTATTCTGGGCTCTGGCCCTGCCGGTTACAGTGCTGCGGTCTATGCAGCCCGCGCCAATCTGAGTCCATTGTTGATCACTGGCATGCAGGCCGGCGGCCAGCTGACCACCACGACCGAAGTCGACAACTGGCCCGGCGACCCGCATGGATTGACCGGCCCCATGTTGATGGAGCGCATGCGAGAACACGCAGAGCGTTTTGAGACTGAAATCGTGTTTGATCACATTAATGCGGTCGATCTGGCCAGCAAACCGCTAACGCTTACGGGTGACGACGGAACGTACACCTGCGATGCGCTGATTATCGCCACTGGTGCCAGTGCGCGTTATCTCGGGTTGCCCTCCGAAGAAGCTTTTATGGGCAAAGGTGTTTCGGCGTGTGCGACCTGCGACGGTTTCTTTTATCGCAACCGCGAAGTTGCCGTCGTAGGGGGCGGAAACACGGCAGTCGAAGAAGCGCTTTACCTGGCCAACATCGCCAGCAAAGTTACGTTGATCCATCGCCGCGAGACTTTCCGAGCCGAAAAAATCCTGATCGACAAGCTGCACGCACGCGTTGCCGAAGGCAAGATCGAGCTTAAGCTCAATGCCACACTGGAAGAGGTATTGGGTGATGCGATGGGCGTAACTGGCGCACGCCTGAAGAATAACGATGGCAGCAGCAGCGAGCTAAAGCTGGCCGGCGTGTTCATCGCTATCGGCCATACGCCGAATACATCGCTGTTCGAAGGCCAACTGGCACTAAAAGACGGTTATATGGTGGTGCAAGGCGGTCGTGAAGGCAATGCGACAGCGACCAGTATTGAAGGTGTATTCGCGGCCGGTGACGTAGCGGACCACGTCTATCGTCAGGCGATCACTTCTGCTGGCGCAGGTTGCATGGCGGCCCTGGACTCCGAACGTTACTTGGATGGCCTGGCAAGTGCTTCGCTCTGA
- a CDS encoding Lrp/AsnC family transcriptional regulator codes for MDKFDLAILGILQADSTQAVGAIADQIGLGTTACWRRIQKLEDEGFVRKRVALLDSAKLNVAVTVFVSIKTNQHSASWLHTFHERVAAITEVMELYRMAGDTDYLVRIAVPDIAAYDAVYKQLIEIPGLSDISSSFAMEQIKYTTEYPLKYAP; via the coding sequence ATGGATAAATTTGACTTGGCGATACTGGGAATTCTTCAAGCGGACAGCACCCAAGCGGTAGGAGCCATTGCTGATCAGATTGGCTTGGGCACTACTGCCTGCTGGAGGCGTATTCAAAAGCTTGAGGACGAAGGCTTCGTTCGTAAGCGGGTTGCGCTTCTCGACAGCGCAAAACTGAACGTTGCCGTAACCGTTTTCGTCTCTATCAAAACCAACCAGCACAGTGCTTCCTGGCTACACACATTCCATGAGCGCGTGGCGGCTATCACCGAGGTGATGGAGCTGTATCGAATGGCCGGTGATACCGATTATCTGGTGCGCATTGCGGTGCCCGACATTGCAGCCTACGACGCGGTTTACAAACAGTTGATTGAGATTCCCGGCCTATCGGACATCAGCTCGAGTTTTGCCATGGAGCAAATCAAATACACCACTGAGTACCCGCTCAAATACGCCCCCTGA